In Candidatus Methylomirabilota bacterium, the DNA window GGGCGGCGATGGTCTCAAGTGCAGCACGCGCGCGGGCTGCGGTTTCGGGCGAGGGGTCGAGGTCGAGTGCGTCGAGGAAGTGCTGGTACGCCGGCGTCGGCTGATCGAGGAACGTCAACTGTACTAACCCTGCTCCCACGTGCGCTTCTGCGGCACCAGGACCGTGCGGGTAGTCGCGCAAGTGGCGTCGATATACAGTGAGCGCGGCACGATGGCGTCCGTTGCGTTGGAGCCAGTCGGCCAGCGCAAGCGAATCTTCTGGCGTCAGCGCACGTCGCGTTTTGTCTGGATCAAGCGCGAAATACGTCTCTGCCGCATCTGCGTAGTCGCCACTGGCGAGCGCTTGTGCAATGGGGTGCGGGGGTGTCTCCCCAGCCTGTGAGGCGGCGCGCACCTTTCGGTACTCTTCCGGGCGCCCGACGACTTCGCGCCGATCCATATACCATGCGATGGCCAGTCCACCCAGAAAGCCCCCGATGTGGGCGCCATGCGCCACCCCGCCCCCTTCCATACCGCGTGTGATGAGAAAGGGCAACAGGTTGTCCACCAGCAAGTAGAATCCCAGCACGAAGCGAGCTGGGACAGTAATCACGTTCATGAAGAAGGGGAAGAAGACGAATAGCAACCGGACCGTGTTGCGCGGAAACCAGATGAAATAGAATCCCAGCACGCCTGAAATGGCCCCCGATGCCCCGATCAGCGGCAGCGGTGAACCGGCAGCAAAGAGCGTGTGGAACAACGTGGCCGCCACCCCGGTCGCCAGATACCAAAACAGAAAGGGCACGCGGCCCAGCCGGTGTTCCACATTATCCCCGTAGATCCATAGAAAGAGCATGTTGCCGAACAGATGGAGGAAGCCGGCATGCAGAAACATCGTCGTGAAGAGGGTGACCAGGTGCGGGGCTGCCGGCCGGAAGCCGTAATGAAAGACAAAGAGATCGTACGAGGAAATTTGACGCAGGAACCCCTCCAATGGGACCTGGCTTGGCAGGCTCGGCGCCACGACGCGGACGTACTCCAGGAGCAGTGGGTCGTTCAGATCCGGTGCTCTCGCACTGAGCGGCAGGGTGATCAGCAGGAACACGGCACAGTTGACCAGGATGAGCGCATACGTGAGATACGGCGTACCACGCGGATTCGGTGCATCGCCTAACGGCAGGATCATGGCTGGCGCTCCGTGAATGCGGCGAGCCAGCTTGTCAGGCTGTCGCCCTGGCTTTTGTGATCCGGAGGACGAGTTGGCGGGATCGAAAGCCCGCTCGGTCCAGGTCGCACCAGAAGATCTTTTCACCCCTTATAAAGGTGGCGACCGACGGCATCGCGATACACTATCCCGCGAAAAGAACGCTATCAGAGGACTTGTATGATTGCAAGACCAGACCTCCAGTCCCTTCTCCTGCGGCCGCGATCATGCATCTATGACTGATGCGTCGTCGATACAGACTCTCGGGTGACCGGGGTCTTCTGCTCGTGTGCCTACGCATGAAGCACCCATCACGAAGATTCATGGTGGCACCGGGCTACACGGAGAGCGAAATCGAGGCGGTTCAGGATCTGCTACGTCGCACTGGATTTCGTGACGTGCGAACAATAGTGCGCCAGGTTAGACGTGAGGTCACCTGCATGATGGCGAACCGATGAGGAACGAGAATGTTTACCGCGTCCAATGGACTGTAATACTCATTTGACTCTCGCCATATTGGAAAGAAAACTCACCTTTGTAGGATCGTGCCAGCGCTTCGCCAATTCGGCGGGCGACATGGATTCCTGTGGTTGTCACCGAGGTACCTGCTTCTCCATCAGTCATGGACACGCTCCTCTCTAAAGGATGTTCGGCCTTTTCCAACGTTTCTACGTTACGGATAAGACCGAGGATCTCTTCGCGATGTTCCTTGAAGAAAGCACCCCGGATTTGTATGTAGCCTGCTGGGTAGTTGTCAGCGATACGCCGACATGCCGGACACACGGCTAGATTTGCTTCTTTTGGTGCTTTCCCCCATACCCAGCGACCACCCACGAACACGGCACCACATTCAGTGCACACAGTGGGTTCTGGCCATTTTCTGCGTGCTCGGTAAACGTCATGACGTTTCTCTTTGATCAGTCTGTCCTTTCTGCCGTATGAGGGTCTCTTCATGGCAAGGTCTCCATTTCCTTCGGTGGTCGGTCCCAAAACACGAAGGCCCTTCGGGCGTAAATCCTACCGAAGGACCTTTGTTAATTCTCTCTCAGCAAAGCCTTTATTTTGTGGTAGTTCCATCATCCCGCCGCCCTATTCTAACTGCGGCCCAATACCATCTTCTACCTTAAATTTCGTTCCGTGGTCCCTCCTCTTCAAGAGAAATCGCCCATACCCGCATCAACCTAAAAAGCAAAACGCCCTCGTGGGCACTGATCTGCCAAAGAGGGCGTCTGGACTTGCAGTGCGCCGTCAATTGTTGCCGGAGGTGGGCTAGACACTGTCCCTACCCCGGTTCCATCTCTGCTATCTCCTTCATTAAGTATTGCGGCCTGGGTCAAGGCTTTCAAGCGTCGCACCCTCTTCAGCGGCGTCGACTTTTTTCCTTAGCTGGGGGTGTCCCACGGGGCCGCACAGACGCACGTCGCCGAGCCTGCTGTTTTCTCGGGGTGATAGCCTTCGGCGCGAGCTGACCCGCCATGGCCCAGAGCAGATCGCGGGTCGTCAGGATCCCCACCAGGGTTGAACCGCGGATGACCGGGGTACAGCCGACGCGGCGTTCCAATATGATGCGTAGCGCCTCGTGGGTAGGGGTCTGCGGAGTTACGAGGAAGAGCTTTCGGGACATGACATCAGCAATCTTTACCTGGGTGCCCCAGGCCTGAAATCGCTCTAGCTCTTCGGGCGGGGAGAGGGACGAGGGCATCAGCTGCCGGAGATCCCGATCGGTGATCATCCCAATCAACCGTTTGCCTTCGATCACTGGAAGGTGCCGGATCCGATGAGTCTGCATCATCTCCCAAGCCTTCCACAGACTTGTGTTTGATTTGACGGTAATGAGCTTCGTGGTCATATGATCTTGGACTATCATCGTTCCCTCCATCCGGCTGGGGCATGACGGCCCCGATGATACCAAGGGT includes these proteins:
- a CDS encoding rhomboid family intramembrane serine protease gives rise to the protein MKRSSGATWTERAFDPANSSSGSQKPGRQPDKLARRIHGAPAMILPLGDAPNPRGTPYLTYALILVNCAVFLLITLPLSARAPDLNDPLLLEYVRVVAPSLPSQVPLEGFLRQISSYDLFVFHYGFRPAAPHLVTLFTTMFLHAGFLHLFGNMLFLWIYGDNVEHRLGRVPFLFWYLATGVAATLFHTLFAAGSPLPLIGASGAISGVLGFYFIWFPRNTVRLLFVFFPFFMNVITVPARFVLGFYLLVDNLLPFLITRGMEGGGVAHGAHIGGFLGGLAIAWYMDRREVVGRPEEYRKVRAASQAGETPPHPIAQALASGDYADAAETYFALDPDKTRRALTPEDSLALADWLQRNGRHRAALTVYRRHLRDYPHGPGAAEAHVGAGLVQLTFLDQPTPAYQHFLDALDLDPSPETAARARAALETIAARQKFQVRRPRN
- a CDS encoding BCAM0308 family protein; translation: MKRPSYGRKDRLIKEKRHDVYRARRKWPEPTVCTECGAVFVGGRWVWGKAPKEANLAVCPACRRIADNYPAGYIQIRGAFFKEHREEILGLIRNVETLEKAEHPLERSVSMTDGEAGTSVTTTGIHVARRIGEALARSYKGEFSFQYGESQMSITVHWTR
- a CDS encoding CBS domain-containing protein, producing MIVQDHMTTKLITVKSNTSLWKAWEMMQTHRIRHLPVIEGKRLIGMITDRDLRQLMPSSLSPPEELERFQAWGTQVKIADVMSRKLFLVTPQTPTHEALRIILERRVGCTPVIRGSTLVGILTTRDLLWAMAGQLAPKAITPRKQQARRRASVRPRGTPPAKEKSRRR